A genome region from Brassica oleracea var. oleracea cultivar TO1000 chromosome C2, BOL, whole genome shotgun sequence includes the following:
- the LOC106325453 gene encoding calcineurin B-like protein 4, which translates to MGCSLSKKKKIAIPPPGYEDPDLLASVTPFTAAEVEVLYELFKKLSSSIIDDGLIHKEEFQLALLGNRNRNNLFADRIFDVFDVKRNGVIEFGEFVRSLGVFHPNAPVHEKIKFAFKLYDLRQTGFIEREELKEMVIALLHESELVLSEEMIEVMVDKAFTETDRNNDGKIDVDEWKDLVSMNPALIKNMTLPYLKDIKATFPSFVLSSEDEELELQNLYF; encoded by the exons ATGGGCTGCTCTCTGTCGAAGAAGAAGAAAATTGCAATACCACCGCCGGGATATGAGGATCCGGACCTTCTTGCATCCGTTACGCCGT TTACGGCAGCAGAAGTTGAAGTTTTGTATGAATTGTTCAAAAAACTAAGCAGCTCAATCATCGATGACGGTCTTATTCATAAG GAAGAGTTTCAGCTGGCTTTACTCGGAAACAGGAACCGGAACAATCTTTTCGCTGATCGG ATATTTGATGTATTTGATGTGAAGCGTAATGGAGTGATCGAGTTTGGTGAATTTGTTCGGTCTTTAGGTGTCTTCCATCCAAATGCACCTGTCCATGAAAAGATCAAAT TTGCTTTCAAATTGTACGATCTAAGGCAAACTGGATTCATCGAGCGAGAAGAA TTGAAAGAGATGGTAATAGCGCTTCTTCACGAATCTGAACTTGTTCTTTCTGAAGAAATGATCGAAGTAATGGTGGATAAG GCGTTTACTGAAACAGATCGCAACAATGACGGGAAAATTGATGTAGATGAGTGGAAAGATCTTGTGTCCATGAATCCGGCGCTCATCAAAAACATGACATTGCCCTATCTAAA GGACATAAAGGCGACGTTTCCAAGTTTTGTTTTATCTAGTGAAGACGAAGAACTGGAGTTGCAAAACCTATATTTCTAA
- the LOC106325641 gene encoding GDSL esterase/lipase At4g10955-like isoform X1 has protein sequence MFDQVEKHMEEEEDMVKEGLMASPREIFSISGPIHLTSIDWNNSYHRTSVASCLVQAVYTLERDRQQNRIGLKSQAHHWWEFFNFTLAETLIDQSDGSIYGAVFQYKLFSYNYHNTPYSKTPPLHVIAFRGTIMKPHSRSRDLRLDLRCVRDSLHDSTRFVHAIEVIKTAVAKTGNAAVWLAGHSLGAAVALLAGKIMTRSGFPLECYLFNPPFSSIPIEKLVKSEKLKHGVRFAGSLVKAGVAIAVKGRHHHNKGQEDDSFMKLASWIPYLYVNPLDPICSEYIGYFNHRNKMFEIGAGKIERIATRNSLRSLLTGGGGGGGSSCSDSTSEPLHLLPSAYMTINTSKSPDFKRAHGIHQWWDPMFNGEYVLHQFNQ, from the exons ATGTTTGATCAGGTAGAGAAACACATGGAAGAAGAAGAAGATATGGTGAAAGAGGGGTTAATGGCCTCTCCAAGAGAAATCTTCAGCATTTCTGGTCCCATTCATCTAACTTCCATTGACTG GAATAATTCGTACCACAGAACCTCGGTGGCATCATGTTTGGTGCAAGCAGTGTACACACTGGAACGAGACAGACAGCAAAACAGGATTGGTCTCAAGTCACAAGCACATCATTGGTGGGAGTTTTTCAACTTCACTTTAGCCGAAACCCTAATCGACCAATCAGATGGATCCATATACGGCGCCGTTTTCCAGTACAAACTATTTTCTTACAACTACCATAATACCCCTTATTCGAAAACACCTCCTCTTCACGTGATCGCGTTCCGCGGCACGATCATGAAGCCGCACTCTCGGTCCCGTGACCTTAGGCTCGACCTACGCTGCGTCCGAGACAGCCTCCACGACAGCACAAGATTCGTGCATGCGATAGAAGTGATCAAAACCGCGGTGGCTAAAACCGGCAATGCAGCCGTGTGGCTCGCCGGACATTCTCTTGGAGCTGCCGTGGCTTTGCTAGCCGGGAAGATTATGACGAGGTCTGGTTTTCCTCTCGAGTGTTACCTTTTCAATCCTCCTTTCTCATCTATTCCGATAGAGAAGCTAGTGAAGAGCGAGAAGCTTAAACATGGAGTTAGATTCGCCGGAAGTCTAGTCAAAGCCGGAGTAGCCATTGCAGTCAAGGGTCGCCACCATCACAATAAG GGTCAAGAAGACGATTCGTTTATGAAACTAGCATCATGGATACCTTATTTGTATGTGAATCCTTTAGACCCAATCTGCTCAGAATACATTGGTTACTTCAACCACCGAAACAAAATGTTTGAGATAGGAGCTGGAAAAATCGAGAGGATCGCTACGAGGAACTCACTTAGGAGTCTGTTGACAGGAGGCGGAGGAGGAGGAGGAAGCTCGTGTTCGGATTCTACATCGGAACCTCTTCATCTTTTACCATCTGCGTATATGACGATAAACACTAGCAAATCCCCTGATTTTAAGAGGGCTCATGGGATCCATCAATGGTGGGATCCCATGTTCAATGGTGAATATGTTTTGCATCAGTTTAATCAATGA
- the LOC106325641 gene encoding GDSL esterase/lipase At4g10955-like isoform X2, with amino-acid sequence MEEEEDMVKEGLMASPREIFSISGPIHLTSIDWNNSYHRTSVASCLVQAVYTLERDRQQNRIGLKSQAHHWWEFFNFTLAETLIDQSDGSIYGAVFQYKLFSYNYHNTPYSKTPPLHVIAFRGTIMKPHSRSRDLRLDLRCVRDSLHDSTRFVHAIEVIKTAVAKTGNAAVWLAGHSLGAAVALLAGKIMTRSGFPLECYLFNPPFSSIPIEKLVKSEKLKHGVRFAGSLVKAGVAIAVKGRHHHNKGQEDDSFMKLASWIPYLYVNPLDPICSEYIGYFNHRNKMFEIGAGKIERIATRNSLRSLLTGGGGGGGSSCSDSTSEPLHLLPSAYMTINTSKSPDFKRAHGIHQWWDPMFNGEYVLHQFNQ; translated from the exons ATGGAAGAAGAAGAAGATATGGTGAAAGAGGGGTTAATGGCCTCTCCAAGAGAAATCTTCAGCATTTCTGGTCCCATTCATCTAACTTCCATTGACTG GAATAATTCGTACCACAGAACCTCGGTGGCATCATGTTTGGTGCAAGCAGTGTACACACTGGAACGAGACAGACAGCAAAACAGGATTGGTCTCAAGTCACAAGCACATCATTGGTGGGAGTTTTTCAACTTCACTTTAGCCGAAACCCTAATCGACCAATCAGATGGATCCATATACGGCGCCGTTTTCCAGTACAAACTATTTTCTTACAACTACCATAATACCCCTTATTCGAAAACACCTCCTCTTCACGTGATCGCGTTCCGCGGCACGATCATGAAGCCGCACTCTCGGTCCCGTGACCTTAGGCTCGACCTACGCTGCGTCCGAGACAGCCTCCACGACAGCACAAGATTCGTGCATGCGATAGAAGTGATCAAAACCGCGGTGGCTAAAACCGGCAATGCAGCCGTGTGGCTCGCCGGACATTCTCTTGGAGCTGCCGTGGCTTTGCTAGCCGGGAAGATTATGACGAGGTCTGGTTTTCCTCTCGAGTGTTACCTTTTCAATCCTCCTTTCTCATCTATTCCGATAGAGAAGCTAGTGAAGAGCGAGAAGCTTAAACATGGAGTTAGATTCGCCGGAAGTCTAGTCAAAGCCGGAGTAGCCATTGCAGTCAAGGGTCGCCACCATCACAATAAG GGTCAAGAAGACGATTCGTTTATGAAACTAGCATCATGGATACCTTATTTGTATGTGAATCCTTTAGACCCAATCTGCTCAGAATACATTGGTTACTTCAACCACCGAAACAAAATGTTTGAGATAGGAGCTGGAAAAATCGAGAGGATCGCTACGAGGAACTCACTTAGGAGTCTGTTGACAGGAGGCGGAGGAGGAGGAGGAAGCTCGTGTTCGGATTCTACATCGGAACCTCTTCATCTTTTACCATCTGCGTATATGACGATAAACACTAGCAAATCCCCTGATTTTAAGAGGGCTCATGGGATCCATCAATGGTGGGATCCCATGTTCAATGGTGAATATGTTTTGCATCAGTTTAATCAATGA